A segment of the Amycolatopsis thermophila genome:
CGACACGGTCGACCCCGCGCGGGCCGGCCGGCTGCACATCCTCGAGGTCCAGCGGCTGATCCGGTTCATGCCGAAGGTCGTGATCGCGGTGGTCCCCGGCTGGGCCGCCGGCGGCGGGCACTCGTTGCACGTGGTGTGCGACCTCACGCTCGCCTCGGCCGAGCACGCCCGGTTCAAGCAGACCGACGCCGACGTGGGGTCGTTCGACGGCGGGTTCGGGTCGGCCTACCTGGCGCGCGAGGTGGGGCAGAAGTTCGCGCGGGAGATCTTCTTCCTCGGGCGCGAGTACACCGCCGAGCAGATGCACCGGATGGGGGCGGTCAACGAGGTCGTCCCGCACGCCGAGCTGGAGGCCGAGGCGCTGCGGTGGGGCTGGGAGATCCTCGGCAAGTCGCCCACGGCGCAGCGGATGCTGAAGTACTCGTTCAACCTGATCGACGACGGGCTCGTCGGACAGCAGGTCTTCGCGGGCGAAACCACCCGGCTGGCCTACATGCAGGACGAGGCCGTCGAGGGACGGGACGCGTTCCTGCAGAAGCGCGACCCCGACTGGTCGGCCTTCCCCTACTACTACTGAGGTCGAACGTGCGCGAGGTCTGGCTACGGGGTCCGGGGTCGGTGGACGAGCTGGCCGGGGCGTTGGCCGCGGCGCTCGACGGGGGTGACGCGGTGCTCCCCCTGGACGGCGGTGATCCGAAGGCACCCGCGTTGCTCGCGGGGATGCGGCCGGACGAGCCGGTGGAGCCGGGGACGGCGGTGATCATCGCCACCTCCGGGTCGACCGGCGAACCCAAGGGCGTCCTGCTGTCCGCCGAGGCGCTCCGGGCGTCCGCGGAGGCCACCCACGCCCGGCTCGGCGGGCCGGGCCGGTGGCTGCTCGCGACCCCGGCGAACTACATCGGCGGCCTGCAGGTGCTGGTCCGCTCGATGCTCGCCGGGCAGCCGTTCGCCGCCCTGCCGCCCGGGCCGTTCCGGGCCGAGCGCTTCGCCGAGGCCGCCCGCCCCGTGCTCGCCGGCGACGGGCCGCGCTACACCGCGATGGTGCCGACCCAGCTCACCCGCCTGCTCGACGCCGGCGGCCCCGGCCTGGCCGCGGCCAAGGCGTTCGACGCGATCATCCTCGGCGCCGCGGCCACCACCCCCGCGCTGCGCGCCCGGGCCGCGGAGGCCGGTGTCCGTATCGTCCCGTCCTACGGGATGAGCGAGACGGCCAGCGGATGCGTCTACGACGGCGTGCCGCTCGACGGCGTCGACGTGCGCATCGCCGACGACGGCCGCGTCCTCATCGCCGGTCCCGTCCTCACCCACGGCTACCGGCTGCGGCCCGACCTCACCGCGGACGCCTTCGACGGCGGGTGGTTCCGCACCGGCGACCGGGGACAGCTCCACGGCGGGCGCCTCGAGGTCCTCGGCCGCATGGACGACGTGATCAACACCGGCGGCGTCAAGGTGTCCGCGGCGACGGTGGAACGCCTGATCACGGCCCTGCCCGGGGTGCGCGAGTCGTGCGTCGTCGGGCTGCCGGACGCCGAGTGGGGCCAGATCGTGGCGGCGGCGGTCATCCCCGACGGCCAGGCGCCGAGCGTGGAGCGGTTGCGCGCCGCGGTCCGCGCCGAAGCGGGCGCGGCGGCCGTGCCGAAGCGGGTCGAGTTCGTTACCACACTCCCCCTGCGCGGGCCCGGCAAAATTGACCGGACGGCGGTCGCGGAGCAGATTTTTCCCCCGGTTGGTTGACATCGGGCGCGGTCCGTTTTTCAGTAAGCCAATGAGATCACTGAAACGTTTCCTGGTCGCGGCCGTCGGAGCCGCCTTCGCCGTCCTCGCCGTGGCCGGCACCGCGGCGGCCGATCCACCGCAACCCGACTCCGGCACCTTGACCTGGTCCGTCCCGGTCGACGGGGAGTAGGCCCGCTCGACGAGAATGCAGTCATGGCGACTGTGACGGAATGGATCGAGGGTGCCCGGCCCCGGACGCTGCCCAACGCGGTGGCACCGGTGGTGGCGGGCGTGGGGGCGACGATCCAGCTGGGGGCCTTCTCCTGGTGGCAGTCCGTGCTGGCGCTCCTCGTCGCCCTCGCGCTGA
Coding sequences within it:
- a CDS encoding 1,4-dihydroxy-2-naphthoyl-CoA synthase, which codes for MHDAQVSELFDPSAWTEIEGFGFTDITYHRSVEARSGKRVVRVAFDRPEVRNAFRPHTVDELYRALDHARMSSDVGCVLLTGNGPSPKDGGWAFCSGGDQRIRGRSGYQYASGETSDTVDPARAGRLHILEVQRLIRFMPKVVIAVVPGWAAGGGHSLHVVCDLTLASAEHARFKQTDADVGSFDGGFGSAYLAREVGQKFAREIFFLGREYTAEQMHRMGAVNEVVPHAELEAEALRWGWEILGKSPTAQRMLKYSFNLIDDGLVGQQVFAGETTRLAYMQDEAVEGRDAFLQKRDPDWSAFPYYY
- the menE gene encoding o-succinylbenzoate--CoA ligase, which codes for MREVWLRGPGSVDELAGALAAALDGGDAVLPLDGGDPKAPALLAGMRPDEPVEPGTAVIIATSGSTGEPKGVLLSAEALRASAEATHARLGGPGRWLLATPANYIGGLQVLVRSMLAGQPFAALPPGPFRAERFAEAARPVLAGDGPRYTAMVPTQLTRLLDAGGPGLAAAKAFDAIILGAAATTPALRARAAEAGVRIVPSYGMSETASGCVYDGVPLDGVDVRIADDGRVLIAGPVLTHGYRLRPDLTADAFDGGWFRTGDRGQLHGGRLEVLGRMDDVINTGGVKVSAATVERLITALPGVRESCVVGLPDAEWGQIVAAAVIPDGQAPSVERLRAAVRAEAGAAAVPKRVEFVTTLPLRGPGKIDRTAVAEQIFPPVG